In the Strix uralensis isolate ZFMK-TIS-50842 chromosome 25, bStrUra1, whole genome shotgun sequence genome, CTAAGAAGAAAAGAAGCGGGCGGGCAGGAAAGCTTCGCTCGGGGGGGCCGAGCGCCCTGTGCCGGCTCACCCGGCCGCCACCCCCCCCTTCAGCTGCCCccggcccctgcagccccccgggaAGCGGCcaaccccccccccgggccgggaggagaggggagaaggggcgTACCCCGGGGTGCCCACCGCCCTACCCGCCCTCCTGCCCGTCCTCCTGCCCGCCGACCCGGAAGGGTGTCGGTGTCTGTCGGAGCCGCTGCCGGGGCCGCCCCGTCCCTCCCgtccccgccccggggccgccccgttCGGCGCATCACGACCCGGCGGAGGAGGCGGAGATCTGCGTCGGGGCGTCTTTATttggccgggggcgggggggtggagaTACAGCGGGGAGCGGGGAAAAGGAGAGATGCAGGGGGTCCCAATGGGGGTCCGGGAGGGGTCGCGGCGGTGGGACCAGATGGGGACCACGGTCAGACATCAGTTGGGGTCCGGGGCGTCCCCCTACAACCCCCCGATGAGAGCCCCCGTGGCTGACAGGGCAGCCGTCACAGCGTTGGGGACTCCTGCTGcccctgaggaagaggaggagaaatcagtccgagcccccccagcccagccccagccccggcttGGGGCCCCCACTGCTCCCCACTGCCTGGGGGAGCACCCTGAGGAGGCTCAGCCCCCCCCAGACctcacctccctgcagccaggcCAGCACAGCCGCCTCGGGCACCCCAGGACGGGTGGGACCCCCGGGGTCCCCGCTCCCGGGGCCACCCTAGGCCATCACCAACGGTGCTGGTACCACCcagggaggccaaaacagggGGTGCGCTGCCATGACCCCCCCGGGCACCCTGCGGCAGCGAGTTGGGAGCACTCACCGAGCGATTGGGCTATGGCCACCAGGCTCCCGGCGGCCACCTGCCCGCCGTTGGCCAAGGCAGTGAGAGACATCATCTTGGCGGCCACGGATCCAGCTGCGATTCCCGCTGAGGTGAAGCCCAGAGCCCACAGGCCTGCTGGCACCACAACCACAGAGACTCCTGCGTCGGAGAGAGCAGTGGTGACGCTCCCGCGGGCGCACGCGTGTCCCCAGGCGGCAAAACCCTCAGCCCCGGGGTGCTCCTCAGCCACACACATCCCCCAGCCCAAAATGGGGGGTAGATGGGGGCAAAGCGGGTGGGGCAGGGTCCTGGGGCCAAACCTCCCCAGCCAGGGTGTCAGCAGGGTCCTGTTCTTGGGCTTCCTGGGGCAGGCTGAGGGGTAGcattttggggagggggcagcacccCCTGAGAGGCGTCTGTgtgtgcagagcagcagcatgaagCCCCGGGAAGGTGATTTATTTCTGTGCAGCATCAGCCATCCCCGCGTCCACCAGCAACTTACCGATCCCTGCGGTCGCCCCGATGACAGAGCCAACAAAATCTGTAACAAAAGATCGAGGGTGGGCGGTCAGCAGGGCTGAAGGCCAAGGtgagctgctgccctggctctggGCAGCACTGTGAGGGGCTCCTCCATCCCCCGcccgcaccccccgcccctcccgcccgccggAGCAGTGTGTGCCCCTTCCCGGGAGCACCCTGACACCTCACACCACCGGGACAGCCGCTTGCACCTCCAAACTGCCGGCGAGGCAAGTCCTTGCCCCCTGGCCCCCTCCCATGAGAGCCCCTCACTCCAGAGCCCCCCTGTGCCTTCTCTCAAAAGCAGAGGGGGGGTTTGAtgtgccccgtgtccccccgctcTGTCCCGCTGTGGGGCCCAGGCCCCGTGAGCTTACCCATGGTGGCTGGCCTTGGGGGGGGCAGCCGCTGGACGGAGGGGTGCGATGGGTCCCGCCTAAGCCTGGTCCTTCAGGGAGCAAGAACAAGAGTTTATTCCTAGGGCAGCCAGCAGGGCCTCACTCTCCTGCCTGGGCACCCGCAgccacccccctcccaccccatcctGTGCCCCAAGAGCCCCCGGCCACCCCCCAAGAGCCCCCGGCCACCCCACAACAacagagaccccccccccagaTGCCGCGTTTCTTCCCAGCCCAGAGCTCCCCGGCCGCTCCACCAGCCCAGCAGGGCGAGCAGCCCCCCCCGGTTTATCCCACCCCTCAGAAAAGGGATCCTGTCCCCAAACACCCTGTGCCACCAACCTGCCTGTTTGTTGCCGAGCTCTGGCTGTGCTGCGCACAAGCACCTCAGGTGACGTCAGGACAGCGAATTTCCAAGAAACGGCTCCGCTCGGTTTCGTTTCCCCGAATGCTCGGTCAGTCTGACTCCGCTGCGGGGCTGTGgcctccccatcccctggggtcCGACCCCCGGGGGTTGCCCCCCACGGAGagctctctccccccaccccggacCCCCTCGCAGGGACGTGGGTGCCGGGGTTGCggtggggaggcggggggaggctcCTCACGCCTCTGCCGCCGTCGGGGCTTTACGGGGCGTTTCCTGAGCAGGTTTGGGGCCGGTGAAGCTCCACGGTTTTTGACGAGGACTATGGACCATCTGGGCAGCACCGAGATTCCCACTGGCCAGCAGTGGAGGTGCAGCCCCTCCGGCTGCCTCCCCGGCCCCCCAGCAGCCTCAAAAACCAGCCAAAGCCCCATTTTATAAACCCCCTTCCCACTCCGCACCCCGAGCCCGCTCAGGGCAGGATGCAGCCCCCCCCCTGGGGTTGGAGCAGGTGCTGTAGCTCATGCGCCGCTGCAGCTGGTTGAAGGGGACCAAATCCAGTTGCAAGTTGATCTGGTTCCTTTTTACCAGCCCCAGGGACGCACCGTGTCTCCAGAGGTGCCGCCTGGGccggtgctgctggtggtggtgggtcCCGGTGTGGGGGTCCCAGCCCAAAAATACATACTTCTTAACATTCCATAATGCCAGCCGACTCCATATGGGCATATGAAGAAGTATGTAGGGTTGGGAGGGAGAGGTGGGTGACGTGGGGCTGGGCACAGGGGGGGGCACGGGGCCACCCGCCGCTCCAGGCAGTGGGACCCTGGGAGGAGCTGGTGGCCGGGGTGAAGCCCAAGGCtggacaggggctggggggggctcctccGGCCCACCCCCGGATCTGGCCTCAGGACGTGGCCAAGGCTCAGCACTTTGGGCAGTGGGGGACCGTGGGGGGCTGCAGCTCCGAGGAGATGGGGCCGTGGCCAAGCGCCGTGTCCTGTGAGCCCGCACGGGCCAGCACGGATGGCAGAGGGGGGTGCCTGCACTCGGAGATGCTTCCGCAGGGGGGGTGTCTCCCATCGGCCCCGGCTCTTGGGAGGGGTCCCCACCGCTGCAgctgcacccccccagcacccggcactgccccagcaccctgcagcacccccctgcacccccacaccgccctgtccccctccctgctgcagcccgggagcCGGAGCAGTGGGGGCACAACTGGGGCCAGCGCTGGAGTGGGGGACCCacctcccacacccctccccccccacccggCTACTTTGCAAGGCCGGGAGAAGGACGCAGGGGTCCGggccctccccaccccctccccacaccgCAGCTCTGGGCAGGGGAGGCCGAAGATGCCTTTGCCCACGGGAGGGGCGTTCAGCCGAGATCTCTGGGGTTTGGGACCATAACGGGGTCGCGGggggctccccagccccggcACAGCGTGGCCAGGACAGGGCAACTGAGGGGGCGAGTGTCACCACAGCCCGCCCGTGCCTTGACCCCGGTGACCTTCCTACCCCTGAACTGGTGGCTGGAGCGGTGCGACGGCGGGTGCAGGGAGCCGTCCCCGGGGGGAGCGAGGGGtgcgcggggggccgggccgcgggcagGAGGGACACGGGGCTGGCCAGGCCCGGTGCGGCCGTGACTCAGCGCAGGGAGCTGTGGCCACACGCGCTGCAGCTCTCTGCAAGGAGCCGGTGGGTGCCAAGTACACGCTCACCGCGCCGGCCACGCTCGCGGTACCCATAGGCAGTAGAGATGAGGTTCGGTGGCCCCCAGAGCCACCAGCCATCGCCACAGGGTGCAGGGCTGATGCCAGCATGGCCACGGTCCCCCCAGAATGCTCCACCAGCACCCCAGGACCTCCCACATGGCTGGTCCCCAGGGACACagcactggggaccccagagaCGCGGCTCCCAGGACCCAagtccccagcctggcagcagcggTGGGGCAGAGCGTGTCTGGCTGGACCagcacccccctgtccccccgAAAAGCAGACTGAGCGGGTGTCCCGAGGCCGAAGGCTGCAGCAATGCGCCCGCTTAACCCTTcaggctctgccagccctgcagcGCAGCGGGATGCTGCCGCACAGTTTTGCTGTAGGGGTGCAGGGGATCCCAGGGACCGGCggggatgtgggggtgcagtGGGAGCCGAAAGCCAGTGGCTGCAGCCACCCCGAACCCCCAGAGCCAGGGCACAGGGTCAGGGCTCTCCCATCGCAGCCCAgttcagctccagccaccccgGCTGACCTTgggcagcctcccaggactgtgGTGCTAGAGGTACCCCAGCCCGGGGGGGCCTCCCAGCCCCAGTCCATGGCTAGGTCCTGCAGCCCTCGGCCGGGCTCTCCCAGTGACCTTGGAGGGCTGCACCCATCACCGCGGGATGCTTGCCGCGTCCAGGGCGCCCCGTCTCCCCCAGCCCAAGGCCACCCCTGCCCGCTCCCACCACCCCTCCtcgcccctgccctgccccgcggccTGTCTCTGTCCCACGGACCTCTCTGTGCCCAGATGTTCCTGGTCATCAGCACAAGCCCCTCTGCAGCCCTGGGGGTGCCCTGACCACCGCAGGCACCCccgagccctccccagccccagcactgcccttGACAGCTGCAGACACATCCCCGAGCCAAAGCCCTCCGGGGAGCtctgccctggggcagcccctCTCCCATGGTTCCTCCGTGCTCCCCACACCAGCCAGGAGCCACCAATCTGGGCAGCCCCCAGGTCCCCCACCTGCCCCAAGAGCAGTTCATTGCCCTGGGCAGGGTGGCTTGTGGGCACCAGGGGCAAATGGCCTTTCAGCGGGGAGGTGGAggagccgggggggctgcggggtcaGCCGTGGTGGCACCCACACGTTTGCACTGCACCCAACAGCCCCAGCCTGGCTATAAAAGGAAGCATCTTTtttccccgctccccccagcGCCGCGTGCCCGGCCGTGCTCTGCAGCCGCTGCCTCACAGGGGCCTTTCCAAGTTTTACTATTcagagctgcccccccccgcaACCAGCTCCCCCCGGTTCATCCATCCCCAGCAAACCCACTGCAGCAGCCGCTGGGCGCCTTCAAAAATAATACCAAGAGGCCCAgcgaggaggagggaggtgggtgtGCAGGGACTGCTGGTGTAAGGTGCTTGGGGGGTCACCCCGGCCCCGTCCTGCCGCCCCTTTGCCCATGGATATTGCCCGTTTTGGGGCTGTGGGCACGTGGCCCGTGGAGCCCTGGTGCACCCGGCCGTGGCGGTGGGTGCTTCCCCCTGTCCCCTTCCAAAATACGATGCTGAGGTGCCCAGGAGTTGGGtttcccttcccaccccatccTACC is a window encoding:
- the LOC141954658 gene encoding uncharacterized protein LOC141954658; this translates as MPIWSRLALWNVKKYVFLGWDPHTGTHHHQQHRPRRHLWRHGASLGLVKRNQINLQLDLVPFNQLQRRMSYSTCSNPRGGAASCPERARGADPDGGRGVRSLPPPPHRNPGTHVPARGSGVGGESSPWGATPGGRTPGDGEATAPQRSQTDRAFGETKPSGAVSWKFAVLTSPEVLVRSTARARQQTGRTRLRRDPSHPSVQRLPPPRPATMDFVGSVIGATAGIGVSVVVVPAGLWALGFTSAGIAAGSVAAKMMSLTALANGGQVAAGSLVAIAQSLGAAGVPNAVTAALSATGALIGGL